In Mercenaria mercenaria strain notata chromosome 13, MADL_Memer_1, whole genome shotgun sequence, the DNA window AATTATTGTTTTACGAATGTGGCACTGGTACTCTTCCATAGAGCGGTGAAGTTTACTCGATCGAAAGATTACAAGTAATAGATATTATTGAGAGTAAACCTTTATCAGGTTATTGTCattgaataataaataattaaacattattGACAGTCATTTCAAACCTACAATAAAgcctttataatttatttattttggatcATAAATCTGTAAATATTCGAGTATACTCAATGGAATGACAATAATAATTAATAAGCATGTATACAACTTTATATATCGGGACGTATTCCTGGTCGATATCGCCATAAATTGTCATGTTTATGAAACACTTCTAGACATTCCTATGTATTTTAACAAGACCAAATATCACTTGTATGGCAGTTCTGTTATGTTgatgcatttcttcaaaacaaaagCTTAGTACCAAAGTGTAAAGGTCTTCAGAATTTTGGATAATGTACGCTGATAGTTTTTATTGGTTAAACCTGCCAGAAACAatagattaattaattaataacatatcCTAATAAACCGTGTTTCCTGGCTACAATAAAAGCTTATATCTGTCTATCAAATGCGGAATTACTATGGAAACAAAAGCTTTATATGCTTTAGATAGTTATATGAATAATTGATTGAATTATCAGTTGTATTCGCCGTCATACAGAACTTAAAGGCACAGAAACAAGTTATTGAGGATTTATAAATCATGTGAATTAAAAACGTGCATGGCAatggtggtaaacatttttgGCTTTACACGATTCGATGGGCGATAGCACTAATGAGAGAATGAGAGACAAGGATCTTGCCGAGGAAGAAATTTTGAACGCGGCCACGAAACTTGTTGCTGAGGCCATGGCTACGGGAGTTATAAACTTTTTTGAAAAGTCAATAAATACTGATAGAAGGACTGTGTACAAAAACCTTGTGAGTAGACCTTTTCTTAGTCCCTCGGGCTGCTGTGCCAGTTTACACAGCCAAAAGCTTTGTTCTTAATTAATCCTTAACAtacataaaatatcttaaaagcaCAATTATTCCTTTATCTGATCACCCAGCGTGTGTTTGGAGGCAAGTAAAGGTCTGTTTAAATGTATATGCTGGAAAAGATTCCAAATTCAATATACTACTTGTGGACAAAAAAGTAAGAAACGGGACGACTCTCAACGCTTAGGTTATAGCTCTACCATTTTCCACAAGCATACACGCTAtttaacctttagactgctggcggcgagttattctgcctttgcgaccagtgcaaactaAGATTAGCCTGCACTGTTCAGCgaacacccatttgaataataaatggtattgtccaaattgaacgatggaccagttcattttagaaatgtagcagggtaaaggtttcaAGACATCTGATAATGTACGTCCAACTGAAAGTTTTGCTAAGATCCGTCTAAAATAAACGTTCTTGTCTTTCCAATGTTAAACTGAAAATAGCGACGGGGTTTTCTTTTCTTCTAGGCGCTCAAAGTTCGTTTTAATCATATATGACACAGACGTGTAcataataacaaattttaaaaaaaagtttaatttttactTACAGATTGAAAAGGCAAGGACGTCTACGACAACTGTGTCAAAGCGGAACAATCTAGACCTTTATGAGTGCGTAAACATCGTGCAAAGTATCCTAAAGGACTGTTTATGCGATCCTGACGGTGTTAGTAGGCGCGCATCATCTAGCAAAAGTTCCACGTGCAAGCTTTTGTGATTTATGATTTGTAAGCCTTTCCTGtaaaattaaaactgaattaaaactattttgatatttgaagAGTGATAATTTCCATGTGTGGCGAGAATTTTACGATAaatctgaaaatgaaacattttaaagcctccaatgaataatatttatttctaactAAAATCCACCAAGAGCAAAATGCTCTGTAACATGAAAAACACAATTACCGATGCATTTTCTTGTTCATATATCAAACTATGTAAATATTTATCCATGCtttaataattaaatgtattgtCAACATAATCTTTGTAGTTGAACAACATTTTCCTTGAATTACGGGGAAACTATAAAAGAATGATAAATTTTATGATGCTATGAACCCTGGTTAAAGATCATCTTTAAGATGGTGTTGGGTTTGGGTTTACAATCATTCCCGATTCTTGGATATTTCTGGTAAGGGCGGTGGTAAGACGCTGTACTATGAAAGCAAGAGTCACGAGTTCGAttcccgctcctccaactaaaattactactGTTAACTTTCTTTCGGATGTGACTTTAAATCTTTCCGTGTAGGGTACTTTACACATTGCAAGGAAAGAACCAGGGCAATATCTATAAATGAGTATCTTCTGTCTGAAAATATCCAAAATGACATATTTTCCATATGCGCAACAAGAGGTTACTAAAACATAAACTAGCATACACTCACGTTCAATGTTTGCTTGTAAGCATGTTTATAGTGGCCACAGAAAATTCAAATAGGCGACGCTTCCTCAAGAAGGTCAGTGTTATGTACAGAAGACGATCCAATTCCAGAAGTTTCACTGTTTCTTTAGCGTAACAGGTGTAAAGCACGGTACTCTTAACCCGATGATGAATACAGTCTAACTTGCTCGAGAGACCACCTGTAataagagaccacttgcattgaTGTACCACTTTTTCAGTTCTCAGttgtgttgttaaagaacaaattatgttCTATTAAGAGATCGATCATTCGTGTTAAGAGATCACTTTTTGTCATTACCTAAGGTGGTCTCTACAAGTTGTACTGTATTTTAGTTGTGAGAGCGAGGAATCAAACTAACGAGCCCCTAGTTACATATACAGGCAGTGTTACCTCTGGACCACTGCATCCGCTCTCACACATTTTCGAGTAAACAAATTATTCTTAAGTAACTTTTATTGTGAAATTTGGCAATTGAGTTTATGTTTAatcaaatttgttttctttaacaAATTAAACCATTGATGTTGTTTCAGTCCGTCACGGATGAAACCATCATACACTTATTATACATTTAGTGTTTACGGATGTATTCTAATGATCAATGattgataaaaatatttgcatgttcAACCTACCGaaaagatcgaatgaaaactgaTCACAAGTTTATTTCCTGCTTAAAACTTGAAATCTCTGACATACCAAAACAATGGAGTTTCTGATGAAggtaaatgtaattattttatacattttcctTTACAATGTTTTAGTTCTTATGTAATTATATGTAGAAAATATTGTTATGCTTAGTCCAAACAAGGAAAGTTTGCAATTAATTCAGATCAAGCAAAAATAGAAACTATTCATGGTTGgttgaaatagatttttttcaacagcCTGTTAAACAATCATCGAAAGGCGGAAGGAAAAACATTGGCACAATATCTATGATAAgtaaaaattgctttaaaatacGTGGTTAAAGTAGTCTGAAAAcaataattatgacaaaaaaatgacaacaaaaattaACCCAAACGTTATGTGTTTTAACAGTAAATAATTTTAACCAGAAAAagtatcaattttctttttacatttatttcgttTTATAGGTATGTTTACTGCGTCACATAGCTGCTTACTTCAGTTTCGACTATACACTTATAACAAAATCTAGAACTGGTCATTTTATCGGTTTATTCTTCAAATCTCCATTTTGTATGTACATATCGTATTAGGCTAAGATCCTGGTAATTTCAACAGAAATGATGCCAGTTTCtttgataaatgagccgtgccatgggaaaaccaacatagtggctgtgcatccgcgcagtccatgctgttcgctttcaaagcctattgcaattagagaaactgttagcgaacagcatggatcctgaccatactgcgtggatgcgcaggctggtctggatccatgctggtcgcaaaaccactatgttggttttctcatggcgcggctcaaatgtatttccAGACCTTTAATATAGGAAATCGATAATTAGAAGCAATAAAGCAAATACACAAAGATGGCATCTTAATACTGAGTCGCGAGGTGATTTTGAGAATAAACGCTCAACTTGACTTGACCTCTTAAAAGTATAAATTTAGCTCATGTGTTTTGATGATTCCGACAACCACACAAATGTTTTCAAAGCAAAGTATACTGGTGCATGTAatggttattttatttctttagaaaATGAACCGGTGCCGTAGAGACTATGCCTAAtctcaatttcaaagaaaatatgacaCGTTTAAGTGACTTTTAGGTTTTGTTATTACCCTGTTCAAAAGGCAATATTCCATGTACTTTATATAATACCAAAccaaaactttgtcaaaatgtgtatcggaaaagtaaatattgaatttttatattaaaatacagGTAACAAATAAGATTTTTTCAGTGCACAGCCAGTTAAggataaacttatttattttcagAAGTTACAGAGTATAGTGTCAAGCATTAATTTTTACTTGCAGTACTCAAGACTATTACCTATGCACTTACCAAAAAACTTTTATCCTAAATGTTCAGATAAACAAGTCAGATGTATTGTTTAGCAAATCCTTAATCTTAGATGTCATCAAGTTGTCCTCCCGCAAAGTCGTTTTTTCCCCATTAATAACTTGCATCCCCGTGTAGTTTAATC includes these proteins:
- the LOC123530192 gene encoding uncharacterized protein LOC123530192; this encodes MGDSTNERMRDKDLAEEEILNAATKLVAEAMATGVINFFEKSINTDRRTVYKNLIEKARTSTTTVSKRNNLDLYECVNIVQSILKDCLCDPDGVSRRASSSKSSTCKLL